One Setaria italica strain Yugu1 chromosome I, Setaria_italica_v2.0, whole genome shotgun sequence DNA window includes the following coding sequences:
- the LOC101758571 gene encoding AT-hook motif nuclear-localized protein 19, with the protein MANRWWTGPLNLPEQPSGSSAPKTEPPAVKDPELSPAGGAPAADHADETNESGGGEPREGAVVAAPNRRPRGRPPGSKNKPKPPIFVTRDSPNALRSHVMEVAGGADVADAIAQFSRRRQRGVCVLSGAGTVANVALRQPSAPGAVVALHGRFEILSLTGTFLPGPAPPGSTGLTVYLAGGQGQVVGGSVVGSLIAAGPVMVIASTFANATYERLPLDEEEEGPAPPMPDPLMGGGHGIADPSALPMFNLPPSNGQLGGGDGGFPWAAHPRPPY; encoded by the coding sequence ATGGCGAACCGGTGGTGGACCGGCCCCTTGAACCTGCCGGAGCAGCCGTCCGGCTCGTCGGCCCCCAAGACCGAGCCCCCGGCCGTCAAAGACCCGGAGCTCAGCCCTGCAGgaggcgcgccggcggccgacCACGCTGACGAGACCAACgagtccggcggcggggagccgcGCGAGGGcgccgtggtggcggcgccCAACCGGCGCCCCCGCGGCCGCCCGCCGGGGTCCAAGAACAAGCCCAAGCCTCCCATCTTCGTGACGCGCGACAGCCCCAACGCGCTGCGCAGCCACGTGATggaggtggcgggcggcgccgacgTGGCCGACGCCATCGCGCAGTTCTcgcgccgccggcagcgcggcGTCTGCGTGCTCAGCGGCGCCGGGACGGTGGCGAACGTGGCGCTGCGCCAGCCGTCGGcgcccggcgccgtcgtcgcgctCCACGGGCGCTTCGAGATCCTCTCGCTCACCGGCACCTTCCTCCcgggccccgcgccgccggggtCCACGGGGCTCACCGTGTACCTGGCCGGCGGGCAGGGGCAGGTGGTTGGCGGCAGCGTCGTGGGGTCGCTCATCGCCGCCGGGCCGGTCATGGTGATCGCGTCCACGTTCGCCAACGCCACGTACGAGCGCCTGCCgctcgacgaggaggaggaaggcccgGCGCCGCCGATGCCCGACCCGCTCAtgggcggcggccacggcatCGCCGACCCGTCGGCGCTGCCCATGTTCAACTTGCCGCCGAGCAACGGGCAGCTCggcgggggcgacggcggctTCCCATGGGCGGCGCACCCAAGGCCACCGTACTGA